A region of Haliotis asinina isolate JCU_RB_2024 chromosome 7, JCU_Hal_asi_v2, whole genome shotgun sequence DNA encodes the following proteins:
- the LOC137291967 gene encoding uncharacterized protein, whose product MRLHPKRVLTVLCCGVLLLILRNIFTVHRMTSSGIKSRWPPGSPSCIEVNICRNKTYPTEIYYYKRTNFYQLVERPVNLNATTDHAVPIVPRIVHFCLFTNGNVTFRFHYMIAVLAASRIAKPEKIYFWHDNLPVGEYWEETKQKVKNLYLVHRDRPTKIRGNDVRVIEHVADIVRLEALLEYGGMYFDTDSIVVNPIDPLLVHDVTMGHAVPWVLANGIMFSKPWSDFFRIWHRKYADFDDKVWAKHSVMLPYLLSQQHPNLIHIEPTTLCRPNYLELKHLFGPLRWNWEKNNFVVHLYMRFGPKRKNERNRENIKSWNTTAGSIMRYIYYGDSQLIPENT is encoded by the coding sequence ATGAGACTCCATCCGAAGCGAGTTCTTACTGTCTTGTGCTGTGGTGTTTTACTCCTCATCCTCAGAAACATCTTCACCGTGCATCGTATGACGTCATCTGGGATCAAGTCCAGATGGCCGCCAGGGTCTCCATCCTGCATTGAAGTGAACATCTGTAGAAACAAAACATACCCGACAGAAATTTACTACTACAAGCGGACGAATTTTTATCAACTTGTTGAAAGACCTGTGAATCTAAACGCCACAACGGATCATGCAGTTCCTATTGTGCCGAGAATAGTCCACTTCTGTCTGTTCACTAATGGGAATGTTACATTCCGATTTCATTACATGATAGCAGTTCTCGCCGCGTCTCGCATTGCGAAGCCAGAGAAGATTTATTTCTGGCATGACAACCTCCCGGTTGGTGAATATTGGGAGGAGACGAAACAGAAAGTGAAGAATCTGTACCTCGTCCACAGAGACAGACCCACCAAGATCAGAGGAAATGACGTCAGAGTCATAGAGCACGTCGCTGACATTGTGAGACTCGAAGCGCTGTTGGAGTATGGAGGAATGTATTTCGACACCGATTCTATAGTCGTCAACCCAATCGACCCTCTTTTAGtccatgatgtcacaatgggTCACGCGGTACCATGGGTTTTAGCCAATGGAATAATGTTTTCTAAACCATGGTCAGACTTCTTCCGAATATGGCACAGAAAGTATGCAGATTTTGACGACAAAGTCTGGGCGAAACATTCCGTCATGTTGCCATATCTGCTATCACAACAACACCCAAACTTGATTCACATTGAGCCCACAACTCTCTGTCGTCCGAATTATTTAGAACTTAAACACCTCTTTGGTCCTCTGAGATGGAATTGGGAGAAAAACAACTTTGTGGTGCATCTATACATGAGATTTGGTCCAAAGAGGAAGAATGAACGGAATCGTGAAAATATAAAATCATGGAACACAACAGCCGGCAGTATCATGAGGTATATATACTACGGAGATTCACAGTTAATTCCAGAAAACACCTGA